A window of Ignavibacterium sp. contains these coding sequences:
- the meaB gene encoding methylmalonyl Co-A mutase-associated GTPase MeaB → MIDKNLVEQLLNSNRRAVARAISFIESDNNLTSEYLKELYNKVGNAYRIGITGPPGAGKSTITNQLTKFYRKQNKKVGIIAVDPTSPFTGGALLGDRVRMTDVGMDQGVFIRSMATRGSLGGLSKKAIDAADILDAAGFDIVILETVGVGQSELDIAQAADTTIVVLVPESGDSVQAMKAGLMEIADLFVLNKCDRPGSQQAYTALQTILMIKEHDENTWLPKIIKAVASENKGIEEIAEEVEKHKSFLIEKNLFQNKRQNQARIRIKEIVENKLKEKLWSEDRENLLNSSLQKVVLGNSSPYHIAEEILNQFVNKS, encoded by the coding sequence ATGATTGATAAAAATTTAGTTGAACAATTATTAAACAGTAATAGACGCGCAGTTGCAAGAGCAATTTCTTTTATTGAATCTGATAACAATTTAACATCAGAATATTTAAAAGAACTTTACAACAAAGTTGGCAATGCTTACAGAATAGGAATTACGGGTCCGCCGGGCGCTGGTAAAAGTACAATCACAAATCAGCTTACAAAGTTTTACAGAAAACAAAATAAGAAAGTTGGAATTATTGCTGTTGATCCTACTTCACCTTTTACCGGTGGCGCTTTACTTGGCGACAGAGTAAGAATGACTGATGTTGGAATGGATCAGGGAGTTTTTATCAGAAGTATGGCAACCCGAGGTAGTTTAGGTGGACTTTCAAAAAAAGCAATTGATGCTGCTGATATTCTTGATGCTGCAGGATTTGATATCGTTATTCTTGAAACAGTTGGAGTAGGTCAATCTGAACTCGATATTGCTCAGGCGGCTGATACAACCATTGTGGTTCTCGTTCCCGAAAGCGGAGATTCTGTTCAGGCAATGAAAGCTGGTTTAATGGAAATTGCAGATTTGTTTGTATTAAATAAGTGTGATCGACCTGGTTCGCAACAAGCTTATACTGCATTACAAACAATTCTGATGATTAAAGAACACGATGAAAATACCTGGCTGCCTAAAATCATTAAAGCTGTTGCATCAGAAAATAAAGGCATTGAAGAGATTGCAGAGGAAGTTGAAAAACATAAATCTTTTCTGATTGAAAAAAATCTTTTTCAGAATAAAAGACAAAACCAGGCACGAATAAGAATTAAAGAAATTGTTGAGAATAAATTGAAAGAAAAATTGTGGAGTGAAGACAGAGAAAATTTATTAAATTCGTCCCTGCAAAAAGTTGTGCTAGGTAATTCATCACCATATCATATTGCAGAAGAAATACTAAATCAGTTTGTAAATAAATCTTAG
- a CDS encoding acyl-CoA dehydrogenase: MSTQPFLLELTENQLMIRDTIRDFAEKNIRPVIMEYDESQKFPMEIMQQLGELGFMGILVPEEYGGAGLGYIEYALIIEELAKVDPSVALSVAAHNGLCTNHINLFGNEEQKRKYLPDLASGKKIGAWGLTEAASGSDAAGLKSFAVKDSDYWILNGSKQFTTHGTVGETYVVMAITNKDAGKKGISAFILEKGFEGLIIGKKENKLGMRASDTTQLAFENCKVPKENLLGQEGMGFINSMQVLEGGRISIAALSVGLAQGCLDACLKYTNERKQFGKFLSEFQATQFKLAEMHTNIEAARMLTYRAAWMKDNGIPNTKEAAEAKLFASEIAEKAASEAVQMFGGYGYIKEYPVEKYYRDVKLLTIGEGTSEIQRIVIAKDLLKD; encoded by the coding sequence ATGTCAACACAACCATTCTTACTTGAGCTTACTGAAAATCAATTAATGATTCGTGATACAATCAGAGATTTTGCTGAAAAAAACATTCGACCCGTGATAATGGAATATGATGAGTCACAAAAGTTTCCAATGGAAATAATGCAGCAACTTGGCGAGCTTGGATTTATGGGCATTCTCGTTCCTGAAGAATATGGCGGAGCCGGACTTGGTTACATTGAATATGCATTGATAATAGAAGAACTCGCAAAAGTTGATCCTTCTGTTGCTTTATCTGTTGCTGCACATAACGGACTTTGCACAAATCATATCAATCTTTTCGGCAACGAAGAACAAAAAAGAAAATATCTTCCGGATTTAGCAAGTGGGAAAAAAATTGGTGCCTGGGGTTTAACAGAAGCTGCTTCAGGAAGTGATGCTGCAGGATTAAAAAGTTTCGCAGTAAAAGATAGTGATTATTGGATATTGAATGGCAGTAAGCAATTCACAACTCACGGAACTGTTGGTGAAACATATGTTGTAATGGCAATTACAAATAAAGATGCTGGCAAGAAAGGAATATCAGCTTTCATTCTTGAAAAAGGTTTTGAAGGATTAATCATTGGCAAGAAAGAAAATAAACTTGGAATGCGTGCAAGCGATACAACTCAACTCGCATTTGAAAACTGTAAAGTGCCTAAAGAAAATTTACTCGGTCAGGAAGGAATGGGTTTTATCAATTCAATGCAGGTACTTGAAGGTGGCAGAATTTCAATTGCAGCTTTAAGTGTTGGACTTGCACAAGGTTGTCTTGATGCTTGTCTTAAATACACCAACGAGAGAAAACAGTTTGGAAAATTTTTATCGGAGTTTCAGGCAACACAATTTAAACTTGCAGAGATGCACACAAATATTGAAGCAGCAAGAATGCTTACATATCGTGCAGCATGGATGAAGGATAACGGAATTCCGAATACAAAAGAAGCAGCAGAAGCAAAACTGTTTGCAAGTGAAATTGCTGAGAAAGCAGCAAGCGAAGCTGTTCAGATGTTTGGTGGTTATGGTTACATAAAAGAATATCCTGTTGAAAAATATTATCGTGATGTGAAACTTCTCACAATTGGAGAAGGTACATCTGAAATTCAGAGAATAGTAATTGCAAAAGATTTACTTAAAGATTAA
- a CDS encoding carboxyl transferase domain-containing protein produces MKIIGTPIKENELFLKRDDYQKELLRKIDGIKEKVREGGGKKAIEKHKAKGKLTARERIEKLVDNPKEFYELSTLAAYGMYEEFGGAPSSGTIYGIGKIHNRLCVIVANDATVKAGAWFPITAKKNLRAQEIAMENRLPIIYLVDSAGVFLPLQDEIFPDKEHFGRIFRNNAKMSSMGIPQIAAIMGPCVAGGAYLPIMSDEALIVEGEGSVFLAGSHLVKAAIGEVIDNESLGGARVQSNISGVTDYIMKNDEECIQQIRNLVSKLGEFPKAGFNRIESKPPKFEQKEIYSLLPEDQIKPYDMYEVIARIVDNSEIDEYKAGYGKTIITAYARIDGWAVGIVANQRSVVKTEAVKGSGEMQIGGVIYSDSADKATRFIMNCNQKKIPLLFFQDVTGFMVGSKAEHGGIIKDGAKMVNAVANSVVPKITIIVGNSFGAGNYAMCGKAYDPRFIFAYPNAKISVMGGNQASSVLLDIKLKQEERSGRKFSEEDQKKLLNDILKSYDEKSNPVYASARLWIDEIIDPAKTREWISLCLEVANHNPEIPKFNPGVIQV; encoded by the coding sequence ATGAAAATAATTGGAACACCGATTAAAGAAAACGAATTATTTCTAAAGAGAGATGATTATCAGAAAGAGCTTCTCAGAAAAATTGATGGGATTAAAGAAAAAGTGCGTGAAGGTGGTGGAAAGAAAGCAATCGAGAAGCACAAAGCAAAAGGTAAACTAACTGCAAGAGAAAGAATAGAAAAGCTTGTAGATAATCCAAAAGAATTCTACGAACTTAGTACTCTTGCTGCTTATGGAATGTATGAAGAATTCGGCGGAGCACCTTCATCCGGAACAATTTATGGAATCGGAAAAATTCACAACAGACTTTGTGTAATTGTTGCAAACGATGCAACAGTTAAAGCCGGTGCCTGGTTTCCGATTACAGCAAAGAAAAATCTCCGTGCTCAGGAAATTGCAATGGAAAACCGGTTGCCGATTATTTATCTGGTTGATAGTGCTGGCGTATTTCTTCCATTGCAGGATGAAATCTTTCCTGACAAAGAACACTTCGGAAGAATTTTTCGTAACAATGCAAAAATGTCTTCAATGGGAATTCCGCAGATTGCAGCGATAATGGGACCTTGTGTTGCTGGTGGTGCTTACCTGCCAATTATGTCTGATGAAGCATTGATTGTTGAAGGTGAAGGGTCAGTTTTTCTTGCCGGCTCACATTTGGTTAAAGCGGCAATTGGTGAAGTAATTGATAATGAATCACTAGGCGGTGCGAGAGTTCAGTCGAATATTTCGGGTGTAACCGATTATATAATGAAAAATGACGAAGAGTGCATTCAACAAATCAGAAATTTAGTTTCCAAGTTAGGCGAATTTCCAAAAGCAGGATTTAACAGAATTGAATCGAAGCCACCAAAATTTGAACAAAAAGAAATATATTCCCTTCTTCCCGAAGATCAGATTAAACCTTACGATATGTACGAAGTTATTGCAAGAATCGTTGATAATTCTGAAATTGATGAATACAAAGCCGGTTATGGCAAAACAATCATAACAGCATATGCAAGAATTGATGGCTGGGCAGTAGGAATTGTTGCAAATCAAAGAAGTGTAGTTAAAACTGAAGCCGTCAAAGGTAGTGGTGAAATGCAAATTGGCGGAGTTATTTATTCTGATTCAGCAGACAAAGCAACAAGATTCATAATGAACTGCAATCAGAAAAAAATTCCACTACTCTTTTTTCAGGATGTTACAGGATTTATGGTTGGCAGCAAAGCTGAGCACGGAGGAATAATTAAAGACGGTGCAAAGATGGTTAATGCAGTAGCTAACTCTGTTGTTCCAAAAATTACAATCATAGTTGGAAACAGTTTTGGTGCTGGCAATTATGCAATGTGTGGAAAAGCTTATGATCCAAGATTTATCTTCGCTTATCCAAATGCAAAAATTTCTGTGATGGGTGGAAATCAGGCAAGCAGTGTTTTGCTTGACATAAAACTTAAGCAGGAAGAAAGAAGCGGACGAAAATTCAGCGAAGAAGACCAAAAAAAATTACTTAATGATATTCTCAAATCTTATGATGAAAAGAGTAATCCTGTTTATGCTTCGGCAAGATTATGGATAGATGAAATAATTGATCCTGCAAAAACCCGCGAATGGATTTCACTTTGTTTGGAAGTTGCGAATCACAATCCGGAAATACCAAAGTTCAATCCGGGAGTGATACAGGTTTAG
- a CDS encoding T9SS type A sorting domain-containing protein, whose amino-acid sequence MKVLITFLTFLLVATINAQWIGDNEGFLGGTVKGFAVINNKLFAGTDAFGGVYLHENSVTWVQKNNGLTNKQVNSIISKDGKMYVGTTNGGVFVSTDEGESWVSKSITSTTSTIYSLGVNGQTIFAGTLNGIYISTNGGDSWSASTNGFPNSPVTSILVNGNEIFAATYGAGVYYSNDNGLSWVPKNNGISILALWAITSHNNLLIVGSNSGLYYSNDNGNSWNLFGIYDNRPFKSLLSYGNTIFAGKAEPAPTNFLFSTDNGATWQTSSDGFTSSVYEIIAIGVNNGYVYVSTPGSGYRIHRRLLSEIVTSVESSDEIPTDFNLNQNYPNPFNPSTKISWQSPVGGHQTLKVYDVLGNEVATLVDEYRNAGSYEVEFPNAETSYASSLPSGVYFYKLQVGEFVQTKKMILAK is encoded by the coding sequence ATGAAAGTCTTAATTACCTTTTTAACTTTTTTATTAGTTGCCACTATTAATGCGCAGTGGATTGGAGACAATGAAGGTTTTCTTGGCGGTACAGTTAAAGGATTTGCAGTTATTAATAATAAATTATTTGCCGGTACAGATGCATTTGGTGGAGTATATCTGCATGAAAATTCAGTCACTTGGGTACAAAAAAATAATGGTTTGACTAACAAGCAAGTTAACTCAATAATTTCAAAAGATGGAAAAATGTATGTCGGGACTACCAATGGTGGAGTATTTGTTTCAACTGATGAAGGAGAAAGTTGGGTATCAAAAAGCATTACATCAACGACTTCAACAATTTATTCCTTGGGTGTTAATGGTCAAACTATATTTGCAGGAACTTTGAATGGTATCTACATTTCGACTAATGGAGGAGACAGTTGGAGTGCGTCTACAAATGGTTTTCCAAATTCACCCGTTACATCAATACTTGTTAACGGAAACGAAATTTTTGCTGCGACTTATGGTGCAGGAGTCTATTATTCCAATGATAATGGTTTATCGTGGGTACCCAAAAACAATGGAATAAGCATTTTAGCGTTATGGGCTATTACATCTCACAATAATTTACTGATCGTTGGTAGTAATAGTGGGTTATATTATTCAAATGATAACGGGAATAGTTGGAATTTATTTGGGATTTATGACAACCGTCCCTTTAAAAGTCTTTTAAGTTATGGAAATACGATTTTTGCTGGTAAGGCTGAACCAGCACCAACAAATTTTCTATTTAGTACTGATAATGGTGCAACATGGCAAACATCTAGTGATGGTTTCACATCAAGCGTTTATGAAATCATTGCAATAGGTGTGAACAATGGTTATGTCTATGTTTCTACACCCGGTTCTGGTTACAGAATTCATAGAAGATTATTATCTGAAATAGTTACATCAGTTGAAAGTTCGGATGAAATTCCTACAGACTTTAATTTAAACCAAAACTATCCAAACCCATTCAACCCAAGCACAAAAATCAGTTGGCAGTCTCCAGTAGGCGGTCATCAAACATTAAAGGTTTATGATGTACTTGGGAATGAAGTAGCCACACTGGTTGATGAATACCGTAATGCAGGAAGTTACGAAGTTGAGTTTCCTAATGCTGAGACTAGTTATGCCTCCTCTCTACCAAGTGGAGTTTATTTCTACAAATTGCAGGTTGGAGAATTTGTTCAAACAAAGAAAATGATATTGGCAAAGTAA
- a CDS encoding T9SS type A sorting domain-containing protein, translating into MKVLITFLTFLLVATVNAQWVNIKPENYFSINCMYNYNSKLYVGAKNGIFTLTNTGWLGLNNGIGSENVKSIALKDSNLFAAVYMKGVYRSTDNGSNWTSVSSGLPNNYLTSLETNGQNLFVGLYNGGVFLSTDNGSSWSNISTGLANNRVEFLKSLDNILYVGSEGGGLRYTTDNGANWLTTGLTSGTVQALVKINNKLFAALRNGGIVVSTDNGNNWTNVSNGITDMNVRALTVYGTNIFAGNWSGVFLSTDYGANWTEINSGLWSLSVNALAILGTNIFAGTSSGAVFRRPLSEIVTSVESSDEIPTDFNLKQNYPNPFNPSTKISWQSPVGGHQTLKVYDVLGNEVATLVDEYRNAGSYEVEFNVGKTFSLSSGVYFYKLQVGEYIQTKKMILAK; encoded by the coding sequence ATGAAAGTCTTAATTACCTTTTTAACATTTTTGTTAGTTGCCACAGTTAATGCGCAGTGGGTAAATATAAAGCCTGAGAATTATTTCTCTATTAATTGTATGTATAACTATAATTCCAAATTATATGTCGGAGCAAAAAATGGTATTTTCACCTTAACTAACACTGGTTGGCTAGGACTTAACAATGGAATTGGTAGTGAGAATGTAAAATCTATTGCATTAAAAGATTCAAATCTTTTCGCTGCTGTTTATATGAAAGGAGTATATCGGTCGACTGATAATGGTTCAAATTGGACTTCTGTCAGCTCAGGATTGCCAAATAATTATTTAACCTCTTTGGAAACTAATGGCCAAAATTTATTTGTAGGATTATATAATGGAGGTGTATTCTTATCAACAGACAATGGTTCAAGTTGGAGTAATATTTCTACGGGATTAGCGAACAATCGGGTCGAATTTCTTAAATCATTAGATAATATCTTATACGTTGGTTCAGAAGGAGGAGGACTTAGATACACAACTGATAACGGCGCAAATTGGCTGACAACCGGTTTGACAAGTGGAACGGTTCAAGCACTTGTAAAAATTAATAATAAACTTTTCGCTGCTCTTAGAAATGGGGGAATAGTAGTCTCAACTGACAATGGGAATAACTGGACAAATGTTAGCAATGGTATTACTGATATGAATGTAAGGGCATTAACAGTGTATGGAACAAATATATTTGCCGGGAACTGGAGTGGCGTTTTTCTCTCAACGGATTACGGTGCAAACTGGACAGAAATAAATTCAGGACTATGGAGTTTAAGTGTTAATGCGCTTGCTATTTTGGGAACTAACATTTTTGCTGGTACAAGTAGTGGCGCTGTTTTTAGAAGACCATTATCTGAAATAGTTACATCAGTTGAAAGTTCGGATGAAATTCCTACAGACTTTAATTTAAAACAAAACTATCCAAACCCATTCAATCCAAGCACAAAAATCAGTTGGCAATCACCAGTTGGCGGTCATCAAACATTAAAGGTTTATGATGTACTTGGGAATGAAGTAGCCACACTGGTTGATGAATACCGAAATGCAGGAAGTTACGAAGTTGAATTCAATGTAGGAAAGACTTTCAGTCTGTCGAGTGGAGTATATTTCTACAAATTACAAGTTGGAGAATATATTCAAACGAAGAAGATGATATTGGCAAAATAA
- a CDS encoding T9SS type A sorting domain-containing protein translates to MKKIILLFLSLSIIPALAQWTQVNNGLGSLKIKGLIAVGNSLIATTADQGLFVSTNLGDNWQVHPQNASLPNLNILYSEGDIISYQGLTVLGQGYYAGVGESNILVLPIQGIPNNNLSAWTSEEGSGIPEVDILGTAGGGLFWADNLASTTWTEITGLPDANSKYITGLSIFNDPNSNDEYLLVGTRNGAYISSSPNSLTSVSPKSQGLTGNALFINKLFGQFALTQNGVYIFPEETGLNSGWVALIPSGDFRTITMNFFNQSFYFFGNQVGKVVIGDGSVINDVDLSGITGGAITSSFVYYPNFTPPGYIFVGTENGGVFRKQLSTTDVENNSVVVTEFKLNQNYPNPFNPSTKISWQSPVGGHQTLKVYDVLGNEVATLVNEYRNAGSYEVEFNAGQTRNLSSGVYFYKLQVGEYIQTKKMILAK, encoded by the coding sequence ATGAAAAAAATTATATTACTTTTTTTATCATTGTCTATCATTCCAGCATTAGCTCAGTGGACTCAAGTCAATAATGGACTTGGAAGTTTAAAAATTAAAGGACTAATTGCGGTTGGTAACTCTTTAATTGCTACAACTGCAGATCAAGGATTATTCGTCTCGACAAATCTTGGAGATAATTGGCAGGTTCATCCTCAAAATGCAAGTCTACCAAATTTAAACATACTTTACTCTGAAGGAGATATCATCAGTTATCAAGGGCTTACAGTTCTGGGACAAGGATATTATGCCGGTGTTGGAGAATCAAACATTTTGGTATTACCAATTCAAGGAATTCCAAATAATAATCTCAGTGCCTGGACGAGTGAAGAAGGTTCAGGTATCCCTGAAGTTGATATCTTAGGTACTGCTGGTGGTGGGTTGTTTTGGGCTGATAATCTTGCAAGTACAACATGGACAGAAATAACAGGTTTACCTGATGCAAATTCAAAATATATTACTGGCTTGTCTATATTTAATGATCCAAACTCGAATGACGAATATTTATTAGTTGGTACAAGGAACGGGGCCTACATATCCTCATCGCCAAACAGTCTTACAAGTGTTTCACCAAAAAGTCAGGGTCTAACCGGAAACGCGTTATTTATCAACAAACTTTTCGGTCAATTTGCGTTAACGCAGAATGGTGTCTATATATTTCCGGAAGAAACAGGATTAAACTCGGGTTGGGTAGCATTAATCCCTTCTGGTGATTTCAGAACAATTACAATGAATTTTTTTAATCAAAGTTTTTATTTCTTTGGAAATCAGGTTGGCAAGGTGGTAATTGGTGATGGTTCTGTGATTAATGATGTTGATTTGAGCGGGATTACCGGTGGTGCAATCACTTCGTCATTTGTATACTATCCAAACTTTACTCCACCAGGTTACATATTTGTTGGAACAGAGAATGGTGGTGTATTCAGAAAACAACTTTCAACAACAGATGTAGAAAATAATTCTGTTGTTGTTACAGAGTTCAAGTTAAACCAAAACTATCCAAACCCATTCAACCCAAGCACAAAAATTAGTTGGCAATCACCAGTTGGCGGTCATCAAACATTAAAGGTTTATGATGTGCTTGGGAATGAAGTAGCAACACTGGTTAATGAATACCGAAATGCAGGAAGTTACGAAGTTGAGTTTAATGCTGGACAAACTCGTAATCTTTCGAGTGGAGTTTATTTCTACAAATTGCAGGTTGGAGAATATATTCAAACGAAGAAGATGATATTGGCAAAGTAG
- a CDS encoding outer membrane beta-barrel protein: protein MKRIIQVSIIILLLGNFLFAQSKLSIGIGGNVAIPVGGLGDVASTGFGGGAIFAYGVNQQLAITGSGQYLKFGAKDDVVGVDWTIIPVLVGTRYYFSSNFYSFAEIGMNFWSTTVKIPAVVIGGVTVFPESEVSASDSDFGFAIGGGYELPVGTSGSVDISVKYQQYASSTNAINLAVAYKFKI, encoded by the coding sequence ATGAAACGGATTATTCAGGTAAGTATTATTATTTTACTTTTAGGAAATTTTTTATTCGCACAATCCAAGCTTTCCATAGGTATTGGAGGTAATGTAGCAATACCAGTAGGTGGTTTAGGCGATGTTGCATCAACCGGTTTTGGTGGTGGAGCTATTTTTGCATATGGTGTGAATCAGCAGTTGGCAATTACAGGTTCAGGACAATATTTAAAGTTTGGGGCAAAAGATGATGTTGTAGGCGTTGACTGGACTATTATTCCTGTGTTGGTAGGTACAAGGTATTATTTTAGTTCTAACTTTTACAGCTTTGCCGAGATCGGAATGAATTTTTGGAGTACAACTGTAAAAATTCCGGCTGTTGTTATCGGCGGAGTGACTGTATTTCCCGAAAGTGAAGTTAGTGCCTCTGACTCAGATTTTGGTTTTGCAATCGGTGGAGGATATGAATTACCAGTTGGTACTTCGGGGTCAGTAGACATTTCTGTTAAATACCAGCAATATGCTAGCAGTACAAATGCAATTAATCTAGCAGTTGCTTACAAGTTCAAAATATAA
- a CDS encoding response regulator transcription factor: MKIAIAEDNDFLAKSIKEKLSLFPDKFDILFRARNGKEIVDYVLQYKNLDAILMDIEMPQMDGIKATELINSVLPEIKIIILTVFDDDEKIFSAIKAGASGYLLKDEPVEKIVEGIEMVFSGGAPMSASIAAKTLSMLKNAQNVIQISEQSNYNLTSREIEILEYLKLGYDYNKTAEKLFISPFTVRKHIENIYRKLQVNNKIQAVQKAIQNQIIK, encoded by the coding sequence ATGAAAATTGCAATAGCTGAAGACAATGATTTTTTAGCAAAATCAATTAAAGAAAAACTATCTCTTTTTCCCGATAAGTTTGATATTCTATTCAGAGCTCGTAATGGGAAAGAGATAGTTGATTATGTTTTGCAATATAAAAATCTTGATGCAATACTAATGGACATCGAAATGCCTCAAATGGATGGTATTAAAGCTACTGAACTCATTAACAGTGTACTTCCCGAAATAAAAATTATTATTCTTACAGTTTTTGATGATGATGAAAAAATTTTTAGTGCAATAAAAGCAGGAGCCAGCGGATATTTACTTAAAGATGAGCCTGTGGAAAAAATAGTTGAAGGAATCGAGATGGTATTCTCCGGTGGCGCTCCAATGTCTGCTTCAATTGCAGCTAAAACTCTTTCGATGCTAAAGAATGCTCAAAATGTTATTCAGATTTCAGAACAGAGTAATTATAATTTAACTTCAAGAGAAATTGAAATACTTGAATATCTTAAGTTAGGTTATGATTATAATAAAACTGCAGAGAAGCTTTTTATTTCACCATTCACAGTAAGAAAACATATCGAAAATATTTACCGAAAACTTCAGGTCAACAATAAAATTCAGGCAGTTCAGAAAGCAATCCAAAATCAGATAATTAAATAA
- a CDS encoding sensor histidine kinase: MNSIKRYSLFIVFLISNILNSQTNLNEIDSINSISYQDIVSNLQKYHIIFNDNLRKARESGYQKGIAKSLSNLALVHYLKGDYDESIQYHLEAIELFQKLQMFFELSEEYAEMGYQLKRQNLNRAIELMQKAISIAEENNLPPFRISKIYDNYGVLKEMNEEYDSAFHFYNKAMKIKEELNDSIGIPYSLNKIAVLYANLGQFDKAYKYLNKSDLYRAKEQGDFGRIENLSLHADFLSLQNKIDEAIKKYEEVFQSAKKINYTYLVLYSLQNLSELFRKKGDFENALKNYQLYYSLKDSIDNVDVKTRIAQLEIAYETEQKNKLIAESQYELRSKEQQLFFAIVTVILLIMIFIGVYKFLQLKKKRDIAEIEYKSKLQAAMLEKKISDEKLKLSRELHDNIGSQLTFIISSLENIVYKIPEANFSKALSPIKEFSRNALDDLRNTIWAMKHQEGSIEELALKVTEFVSKINNSITSLEIETEFDINENHPLNSTQMLNLFRIIQEAVQNIIKHSGADKVRIIFKSDKNRFSLRIKDNGCGFDINMISNGNGLYNMKLRCEESGGKFSIESSSNGTEILCDLQFV; this comes from the coding sequence ATGAATTCAATAAAAAGGTATAGCTTATTTATAGTTTTCTTAATTAGCAACATCCTGAATTCTCAAACCAATTTGAATGAGATTGATTCGATTAATTCAATTAGTTATCAGGATATTGTTTCAAATCTTCAAAAGTATCATATCATATTTAATGATAATCTTCGTAAAGCACGCGAATCAGGATATCAAAAAGGAATAGCAAAATCATTAAGTAATCTTGCACTGGTTCATTATCTGAAAGGTGATTATGATGAATCAATTCAATATCATCTTGAAGCGATAGAACTATTTCAGAAATTGCAAATGTTTTTTGAGTTAAGCGAGGAATATGCAGAAATGGGTTATCAGTTGAAACGTCAGAATCTGAACAGAGCTATAGAGTTGATGCAAAAAGCCATATCAATAGCAGAAGAAAATAATTTACCTCCATTCAGAATCAGCAAGATTTATGATAATTATGGTGTTCTGAAAGAGATGAATGAGGAATACGATAGCGCTTTTCATTTTTATAACAAAGCAATGAAGATAAAAGAAGAGCTTAATGATTCTATTGGAATTCCTTATAGCTTAAATAAGATTGCTGTTCTTTATGCAAATCTCGGTCAATTTGATAAGGCATATAAATATCTTAATAAATCAGATTTATACAGAGCCAAAGAACAGGGTGACTTTGGCAGAATTGAAAATTTATCTCTTCATGCAGACTTTCTTTCTTTACAAAATAAAATTGATGAGGCAATTAAAAAGTATGAAGAGGTTTTTCAATCTGCTAAGAAAATAAATTATACATATCTGGTTTTGTACAGTCTTCAAAATTTATCAGAACTATTCCGGAAAAAAGGAGATTTTGAAAATGCATTAAAGAATTATCAACTTTATTATTCGCTAAAAGATAGTATTGATAATGTTGATGTTAAAACAAGAATTGCACAGCTTGAAATAGCTTATGAAACAGAACAGAAAAATAAATTGATTGCTGAAAGTCAGTACGAATTGAGAAGTAAGGAACAGCAACTGTTTTTCGCTATAGTTACAGTAATATTATTGATAATGATTTTCATTGGTGTTTATAAATTTTTGCAATTGAAGAAAAAAAGAGACATAGCTGAAATAGAATATAAATCTAAACTGCAAGCTGCAATGCTTGAGAAAAAAATCTCCGATGAGAAATTAAAATTATCAAGAGAACTTCATGATAACATCGGCTCTCAGCTCACATTCATAATCAGTTCATTGGAAAATATCGTTTACAAAATTCCTGAAGCTAATTTCTCTAAAGCACTTAGTCCAATAAAAGAATTCAGTAGAAATGCTCTTGATGATTTACGAAATACAATCTGGGCAATGAAACATCAGGAAGGAAGTATTGAAGAACTTGCATTAAAGGTAACCGAATTCGTGTCGAAGATTAATAACTCAATTACATCTTTAGAAATCGAAACTGAATTTGATATAAATGAAAATCATCCGCTCAATTCAACTCAAATGTTAAACCTTTTCAGAATAATTCAGGAAGCAGTACAGAATATTATTAAGCATTCAGGAGCTGATAAGGTCAGAATAATTTTTAAATCAGATAAAAACAGATTTAGTCTAAGAATTAAAGATAATGGTTGTGGCTTTGATATAAATATGATTTCAAATGGTAATGGTCTTTACAATATGAAACTCAGATGTGAGGAAAGCGGTGGTAAATTTTCAATCGAAAGCTCTTCAAATGGAACAGAGATTTTATGCGATTTGCAATTTGTATAG